From the Candidatus Bathyarchaeia archaeon genome, one window contains:
- a CDS encoding 50S ribosomal protein L30e has product MNKQIRMAVKTGKVEFGSKVALSSASLGRAKLLILASNCPTDFRENIIYDAEQSEVPVYVFQGSSLDLGALCEKPFPVASMVVREPGDSEVLKLAENK; this is encoded by the coding sequence GTGAACAAACAGATCCGAATGGCCGTTAAGACCGGCAAAGTAGAGTTCGGAAGCAAAGTCGCTCTCTCCAGTGCCTCCCTTGGAAGAGCTAAGCTCCTGATTCTTGCAAGCAATTGTCCTACCGATTTTCGCGAAAACATCATCTATGATGCGGAGCAGTCGGAGGTTCCGGTCTACGTCTTTCAGGGTAGCAGCCTGGATTTGGGTGCGCTGTGCGAGAAGCCCTTTCCAGTCGCATCGATGGTTGTTAGAGAGCCGGGGGATTCTGAGGTTTTGAAGCTGGCTGAGAACAAGTGA
- a CDS encoding 30S ribosomal protein S12, which yields MAKASRGLFAAQKLRKRRKEFRWAYAPYKRRMLGLDYKSDPLEGAPQGKAIVLEKVGVECRQPNSAVRKCVRAQIIKNGKTVTAFLPGDGALNFIDEHDEVEIEGIGGAEGKAYGDLPGTRYRVFTVNGVSLDALLKGKKEKPRR from the coding sequence ATGGCCAAGGCGTCAAGGGGGCTGTTTGCAGCCCAGAAGCTCAGGAAGAGGCGGAAAGAGTTCAGATGGGCCTATGCACCATACAAACGACGAATGCTTGGCTTAGACTACAAATCGGACCCGCTCGAAGGAGCACCCCAGGGAAAAGCTATCGTCCTAGAGAAGGTCGGCGTGGAATGCCGGCAGCCCAACAGCGCCGTTCGGAAATGCGTGAGAGCCCAGATCATCAAGAACGGAAAGACCGTAACCGCTTTTCTTCCAGGTGATGGAGCCTTGAACTTCATAGACGAACATGATGAAGTCGAAATCGAGGGCATCGGGGGCGCCGAGGGAAAGGCGTATGGGGATCTTCCGGGAACGCGGTACCGGGTTTTCACGGTAAACGGTGTGAGCCTGGACGCTCTCTTAAAGGGCAAGAAAGAGAAGCCTCGACGTTAG
- the gcvT gene encoding glycine cleavage system aminomethyltransferase GcvT, translating into MAKRTHVYEYHKKHGNIVDYAGFELPVWFEGIIPECHSVRNNCGIFDVSHMGRILVEGKSAESFLNQLTTNDVSKLAVGRGQYTLFCSPKGGIIDDLTIFRIGSMRYLVVYNAGNRDKDWNWLHKNKPRSDMTLSDISDNVAMFAVQGPRAAAVLWNVSGVKLEEVERYGTKDAKVAGIPCLLTRSGYTGEDGFEIYVWNTNVNEPTSAVKVWERILSGGRELGISPVGLGARDVLRLEAGMCLYGNDIDEDTSPVEAKLNWVVRLEKPDFVGRKAIMNLKEKGPRRIRVGFRMKEKGIPRQGQDIVADNVDGKVSSGTFSPTLSVGIGMGYVPPSLAAIGETFSVGIRDRRVLAEVVKLPFYQRRSENHVLVFGEELGLKDFMKRYRSLSQPPAAGATHRV; encoded by the coding sequence TTGGCAAAACGCACGCACGTCTACGAGTACCACAAGAAGCACGGGAACATTGTTGATTATGCCGGTTTCGAACTTCCTGTCTGGTTCGAAGGCATAATCCCGGAATGCCACAGCGTTCGGAACAACTGCGGAATATTCGATGTCTCCCATATGGGACGGATTTTAGTGGAAGGAAAAAGTGCGGAGTCATTTCTCAACCAGCTCACAACAAACGACGTGTCCAAGCTCGCGGTCGGAAGAGGACAGTATACTCTCTTCTGCAGTCCAAAGGGAGGAATCATCGACGATCTGACCATCTTCAGAATCGGTAGCATGCGATATCTCGTCGTATACAATGCCGGTAATCGGGACAAGGACTGGAATTGGCTTCACAAGAACAAACCACGAAGCGATATGACTCTTTCTGACATTTCAGATAATGTTGCCATGTTCGCGGTTCAGGGTCCCAGAGCAGCCGCGGTCCTCTGGAACGTGTCCGGTGTCAAGCTCGAAGAGGTAGAGAGGTATGGAACAAAAGATGCGAAGGTTGCCGGGATTCCGTGCCTTTTGACGCGCAGCGGATACACGGGTGAGGACGGTTTCGAGATCTACGTCTGGAATACGAATGTGAATGAACCCACAAGTGCCGTGAAAGTCTGGGAAAGGATACTGTCAGGAGGCAGGGAACTGGGGATCTCTCCAGTTGGGTTAGGCGCCAGAGACGTGTTGAGACTTGAAGCAGGTATGTGTCTCTATGGAAACGACATCGACGAGGATACTTCTCCGGTCGAAGCGAAGCTGAACTGGGTTGTTCGTCTGGAGAAGCCGGATTTTGTCGGCAGGAAAGCGATCATGAACCTAAAGGAGAAGGGACCGAGAAGGATTAGAGTTGGGTTCAGGATGAAGGAAAAGGGAATCCCACGCCAAGGCCAAGACATTGTCGCGGATAACGTAGACGGGAAGGTTTCCAGCGGGACATTTTCTCCCACGCTCAGCGTTGGGATTGGGATGGGCTACGTTCCTCCATCTCTAGCCGCGATTGGAGAGACATTCAGTGTTGGTATCCGAGACCGGAGAGTCTTGGCCGAAGTTGTCAAACTTCCTTTTTATCAACGACGATCAGAGAATCACGTTCTCGTTTTCGGAGAAGAGTTGGGGCTGAAGGACTTCATGAAAAGATACCGCTCGTTAAGCCAACCCCCGGCTGCGGGTGCGACTCATCGAGTCTAA
- a CDS encoding NusA-like transcription termination signal-binding factor — MLQPKIKLTSEEMKYMALFESTTGATTQDCVIDEKLGRIIFVAKPGDMGLAIGKGGKNINQLRRMTSRQIEVVEYADTPEGLIRNSLSPARIKEIRVTERPDKKIVVVEVDAQDKAIAIGKNGRTIDKTRLLVKRYFDIDHVVVQ, encoded by the coding sequence ATGCTTCAACCCAAGATCAAGCTAACCAGTGAAGAAATGAAGTACATGGCTCTCTTCGAGAGCACCACCGGAGCAACCACACAAGACTGCGTAATCGACGAAAAACTAGGACGGATAATTTTCGTGGCAAAGCCCGGCGACATGGGACTAGCGATTGGGAAGGGTGGGAAGAACATCAACCAGTTGCGCCGGATGACGAGCCGTCAGATCGAGGTCGTTGAGTACGCTGATACTCCTGAAGGCTTGATCCGGAACAGCCTATCACCTGCGAGGATCAAAGAGATACGTGTGACAGAAAGGCCGGACAAGAAGATCGTAGTTGTTGAGGTAGATGCTCAGGATAAGGCGATAGCGATCGGGAAGAACGGTCGGACTATTGACAAGACACGTCTACTTGTGAAAAGATACTTCGACATCGACCACGTCGTCGTCCAGTAA
- a CDS encoding PQQ-dependent sugar dehydrogenase — MKIIFLITLSTGSSILPRAQSSSPSPVNSIITGLSFPVSLKFASDGRIFFNEKDTGNIRIIQKNGTLLSTPFATISPIFTDGESGLLSIALDPSFASNGYLYAYFTYRDSQFYTHGHIARYTATGNLGTSPIDIFDVVSAAPNTPPYHNGGYIKFGPDGKLYAQVGEFHQGCPSQDPLSRTGKILRMNSDGSVPSDNPFPGSLVYALGIRNAFGFDFDSSNGRFIATEAGPSTDDEINIIVKGGNYGWPTCLGICHNPSFIDPIVVFNPVVTPTGIAAVAPNVYYFGEWNTGNLERLELTSNGTVVSMGQVYTQSGGIVAVEMGPNGRLYFTSPSGIYTYDVQSRGPVMPNSIFIVFAIGVTVFATAALGYLAFRYRSRRSPQATARIYESQ; from the coding sequence ATGAAAATCATCTTCTTGATCACACTCTCGACAGGGTCCTCGATTCTCCCGCGTGCGCAATCATCTTCACCCTCTCCGGTGAATAGCATCATTACCGGTCTTAGCTTCCCGGTCTCCTTGAAGTTCGCTTCAGACGGACGCATCTTCTTCAACGAAAAAGACACCGGGAACATCCGGATCATTCAAAAGAACGGAACATTATTGTCAACTCCCTTTGCGACGATTTCACCAATATTCACGGACGGCGAATCGGGACTGTTGAGCATTGCGTTGGATCCATCTTTCGCTTCCAATGGATACCTTTACGCCTACTTCACCTATCGCGATAGCCAATTCTATACTCACGGCCACATCGCCCGCTACACCGCAACGGGTAACCTTGGAACAAGCCCGATCGATATTTTCGATGTCGTAAGCGCCGCTCCTAACACGCCTCCTTATCATAACGGTGGCTATATCAAGTTCGGACCGGATGGGAAACTCTACGCGCAGGTCGGGGAGTTCCACCAAGGTTGCCCTTCGCAAGACCCATTGTCCAGAACTGGCAAGATACTTCGAATGAATTCGGATGGGTCGGTTCCTTCCGACAATCCGTTCCCGGGAAGCCTTGTCTACGCTTTGGGCATACGCAATGCCTTCGGCTTTGACTTCGACTCATCAAATGGAAGATTCATCGCCACAGAGGCAGGTCCCAGCACCGACGATGAGATCAACATCATCGTCAAGGGTGGAAATTATGGTTGGCCCACATGCCTCGGGATCTGCCACAATCCGTCTTTCATAGATCCAATCGTCGTCTTCAATCCGGTAGTCACGCCCACAGGCATAGCCGCAGTTGCTCCAAACGTCTACTATTTTGGGGAATGGAATACAGGAAACCTCGAGCGTCTGGAACTCACTTCAAACGGAACAGTAGTTTCGATGGGCCAGGTCTATACCCAAAGTGGTGGAATCGTCGCTGTTGAAATGGGACCTAATGGAAGACTGTACTTCACATCTCCTAGCGGAATCTACACCTACGACGTTCAATCACGAGGTCCTGTGATGCCCAACTCGATTTTCATAGTCTTCGCGATCGGGGTAACAGTATTCGCAACAGCGGCGTTAGGCTATTTGGCGTTCCGCTATCGTAGCAGACGTTCTCCTCAAGCTACCGCAAGAATCTACGAGAGCCAATGA